In the genome of Crassaminicella thermophila, the window AGCCCCTGCTACAAGTGTTAATTTTACTGGGAACATAAAACTTGCTATAACTGCAATAAGTCCTGCTGAAAATGTTCCTAAAAGGTAAAGAACTATAATTGATTTCATATTAGTTTTTTGTCCACTCTTATGTTGAGCAATAGCAGACATTACTAAGAAGAATACCAATATAGGTGCAACTGCTTTTAAAGCACCTACAAACAATGAACCAAAAATAGAAATTGATTTTGCTCCCTCTGGAACTATATTAGCTAAAATAATACCTACGATCAAACCTATAATGATTCGTTTGACCAAACTCAATTGATTCCATTGCTTTAATAACTTTGACATTTTCTTTTTCCTCCTTATTATTTATTGTAGATAAATGCAAATAAATTACAAACTTCATAATTGTCAAGTTAAATATTTTTAAAAATTAATATATTAATAAAAGTTTACTATAATTTTTGTTAAATTACAAGAAATTTCAATTTTCTACATATTTACATTTCATCAAATTATACCTAAAATCAGTTTTTTCATGCCATTAAACTTAATACCTTTAAAACCTAGTTATTACTAAAAATTAACATAAATAAAAATGAGAATTCTTTTAATTTAAAAGAATTCTCATTTTTATATCTCAAAATTCCATTAATTTTCTATCTCATTAGCATACTTTAATATTCTCTGCAAAATTTCTCCTCTAAAATTATCTATTGCTTTAAAATTCATGTTTGGAATATAAGATTTTTCAAGATCATCATGCTCTTTCTTTGCTTTTGCTATATTTGCAATACCAGAGTTTATTAATTTTTCTACAAAAGCATTATCTTCCTTTAAAATTTCTTCATTAGCAGCTAAAATTTCTTTATCCATAAAATCATCAAATTTTATCTTTTTATAATTAGTATTTGCATACTTACCACTCGTTGTAATAGCTATATTTAATTTTGGTATAATTATAGTTTCTATATTTTTTTCATCTAATGCTTCATGATATACCTCTACATTTAATCCTTTTTTTATAGCTTCGTCTACAATTTGTTCTATATAATTTGAAATTCCTTTTACATAAGAACCTTCCATATAGTATATTGTCTTAATCTTTCCAACAATCGTTGCATAATAATCTACTAATCCTTTAGGCGTTAATGCACTTCCAAATAAATGTCTAACTTTTCCTTCTTGTTTTGAGTAAGTCACTTTACCTAATATTTCTTTTTTTAGTTCCCTCACACTTTGATTAAATTTTCCTTTATCTAGTGCTTCTTCATAAATTACTTCCATATCATCCCTTATGGATTTTGCTGCAGCAAAGAATTTATATGCCCTTTTGAATAATTTTCCAATTTTTTGAGTAATTTCTACAACTTCACTTCTATTCGCTCTTATCCCATTTTCATTCCAAAACTCTCCAAAATTAAGAATTTCATCTATAGCTCCTGGATGTTTAGGATCAACTACATGTGGTGCTGTACCATCAATAATAGCAATCTTAAGAGCAGGTATTACTACCCCATCTAACGAATCATTATCTGATGAACATTGATGGAACTCTACATCATATCCCTTCTCCACCATTTGATAACCTATTTTTTTCATGAATGATGATTTTCCTACTCCAGGACCCCCTTTAATAACAAATAATCTTTTTGCATCTGTACCAATAATGTTATCATAATAAGAATAAAATCCCTTTGCTGTATTTCCTCCTGGAAAAACTTTTTTGATTTCTCCTTTTTTACTCATAAATATAACTCCTTTCTAATGATTCTCATTTAAGATTTACTATCATTTTATTTTGAAAAATATTTTTTGTGCTTGTATCTTAAAAAATATGATTATCATATTATATGATTTTTTTTTATACTCATTCAATAAAATTATAAAAATAATTGTGAAATGCTTTATTTTGCTATAAAATAATTTTAGTAAATCTAGTTAGGAGGCTATTATGAATAAAATTAAAAAAAATATAATATTCATTGCCACAGTAGCTTTATTTGGTGAAATATATTTTTATCCCTTTCATTCATCTCTTAGATTCTCAGCAGGAATTATTGCATTAAACTTAATTATGCTTATTGATGAAGATATTTCTCCCTTCTCTATATCTTTTTTTTCTGGCATAGCAGTATTTCTAGTAAGAAGTCTCTTTCGTATTTTCTTTTCTTCTATGCCTTTTGGAGAAATTATTGCACTACATTTTCCATCCATCTTTTACTACATCATTTATGGCGCAATTACTCAACTTACACATATTCGAAAACACAAAAACCAATTTATTACTCCAATCGTTCTTTTAGCATTTACGGATACAATAAGCAACATATTTGAAATTTTTTCAAGAAATCAATTAGTCTCCTTACAAATTATTCAGTTAATGATCCTCGTTGGCATCGCAAGAAGTATCATTGCTTACTTCATTTATCTAGTCTATAAAAAACAAGAATTATTTTTATTAACACGTGAACATCAAAAGCGATATAGTCAGTTAAATATATTAATTGCTGACATCCAAGCAGAAATGTTTTATTTAAAAAAATCGACCCATGATATTGAACAAGTAATGGGTAAAAGTTACCAATTATATGAAGAATATAAGTGTGATAAAGTATTAAAAGAAAAAATATTAGATATTGCTCGGGAAATACACGAAATTAAAAAAGACTATTACAGAGTTTTAAGTGGCTTTGAAAGCTTCTTAAAAACATTTGAAAAAAATGGTACAATGATGTTATCTGATATGCTTGTAATTATTCGTGGTAATACCTGTCGATATCTTAAAGAAAATGGTAAAGATATATCTATAGACTTTGATTTTAAAAATGATTTTCAACTTCAAAAATATTATCATTTGTTCACAATTTTAAATAATCTAATAATAAATGCTATTGATGCTTGTAAAGCTATGGGACGTATTAAAGTTACACAAGAAAGTGATATGAATAATGTTATCTTTTATGTAAAAGACAATGGCGAAGGAATAGATAAAGATATTTTACCATATATATTTAATCCTGGATTTACAACAAAATATGATGAAAAATCAGGTAAGCCTTCTACTGGTATAGGGCTTTCCCATGTAAAAAACATTGTTACAGAATTACAAGGTAATATTGAAGTAAAGTCAAAGTTAAATGAAGGTACCATTTTTAAAGTAATTGTACCTAAAAATTCATTGGTAAGGTGATAATTTATGGCAAATACTTTTTTAATTATTGATGACGATATTAACATTAGAAAAATGTTAAAACATTTAATTATAAAGAATAACCTCGGTAAAGTTTTAGAAGAATTAGATAGCGGAGAACACGCTACAGAAGAAATTATTTTCTACAATCCGGATATCGTTCTTATTGACTTTTTACTGCCTATAAAAGATGGCATTGAAATTATTACGTCTACAAGATCCCTTGGTTATAAAGGAAAATTCATCATGATTTCTCAAGTAGAAGATGAACATATGATTGCTAAAGCTTATGAAAACGGAATTGTTTTTTTTATTGATAAACCTATTAATATGATTGAAGCATTAAATGTTATTAAAGGAGTATGTCACAATATAGATCTTGAAAAATCAGTTAATCTTATTAAAAATGCTGTATTTAATATTGAAAAATCACAAAATGTTACATCTTCACCAAGTATATATGATCAAATCATTAACATTCTTACAGATATTGGTATTTTAGGAGAATCTGGCAGTAAAGATTTAGTGAATGTTATTGAAAAAGTCATATCTTTTAAGAAAAATAATTTCTCCTCATCATACCAATTACAAGATATTTATCGACAAATTGCTTATGAAGAAAATTGCACAAAAAATACTCACATAAATGCAAGGACAATTGAACAAAGAATCAGAAGAACCATTCTTAAAGCATTAGAAAATATTGCTGCATTGGGTAATGATGATGATTATAATAGTAAATTTATTGAATACAGTACAAGATTATTTGACTTAAAGCAAGTAAAACAAGAAATAAAACATATTAATAATCCTAGAGAAGATAGGGGCAAAATCAATATAAAAAAATTTATCGAGGGAATTATTTCTAAACTGAATTTTTAGAATAATGAAGTGTATTTTGCATCATTTATAAAGAGAATGAATTGTAAAAATTTTAATTGTAACATCTAGTTGTAATTCGTCGATTTTTGTAGCATACCTATTATAATATATTTGTAAACGCTTTCATGAAAATATTTTATAGGAGGTATTATTATGGTATTACAACTAGACATGATTCAATCAGTAGCACTTGCAGTTGTCGTTTTATTACTAGGACAATTTATAAGAAAAAAAGCTAGCTTTTTAGAAAGGTTCTGTATTCCAGCACCTGTTATAGGTGGATTAATTTTCGCAATACTAGCTTTAATATTAAAACAGACTGGGATAATAGAATTTCAAATGGATACAACCCTTCAAAAAGTTTTAATGACTGCATTTTTTACGACAGTTGGTTTTACTGCCAGCCTTAAATTATTAAAAAAAGGTGGCGTTCAAGTTTTCTTATTTTTAATTATCGCAGTAGTTCTTGTATCTCTTCAAAATATTGTTGGTGTCAGCCTTGCAAAGGTTTTCCACTTAAATTCTCTTTTAGGTCTTTCAACAGGTTCTGTTCCTATGACTGGTGGTCATGGAACAAGCGGAGCATTTGCACCTTTATTTGAGAAAGCAGGTGCAGTTGGTGCTACAACTGTAGCGATGGCTTCTGCAACATTTGGTTTAATTACAGGTAGTATGTTAGGTGGTCCAATCGCAAAAAGATTAATTGAAAAACACAATCTTTTAGATAAAAATATGAAAAAATCAGAAGCAACACAAGAAGCTGCAGTAACAACAGAAGCAACAAAAGAGTTAATTCCAGGTAACTTCTCATTAGCTGCATTCCAAATTATTATTGCTATGGGATTAGGTACAATTATTTCTACCTTACTTCAAAAAACAGGTATGACATTCCCTCCTTACATAGGAGCTATGTTTGCAGCAGCTATTATGAGAAATATATCTGATATTACAAATGCATATAAAACACCAAGTGTTGAAATTGATTTGTTAGGAAATATTTCATTATCTCTTTTCTTGTCAATGGCATTAATGGGATTAAAACTATGGCAACTTGCAGATTTAGCAGTTCCAATGATTGTTATGTTAATTGCACAAACAGTGCTTATGGCAGCATTTGCATATTTCGTAACATTTAATGTAATGGGAAGAGACTATCAAGCAGCAGTTTTAGCTGGTGGACACTGTGGTTTTGGTATGGGTGCTACACCAAATGCAATTGCAAATATGGAAGCTATTTCAAGTAATTTTGGTCCAGCACCAGCTGCATTCTTCATCATCCCATTAGTAGGAAGCTTGTTTATAGACTTCTTCAATGCCGGTATAATTACTGCTTTCATGAATATATTCCACTAAAACAAACGATGGACTAAGCTCCATCGTTTATTTTTTATTTCAAAATTTTTTTGTAATGAACGTTCTTTTTATTTTTCATTTTTTGGTTCTTTCTATTGCAATACAGTATGGTTTAAATATACTATGGAAATACTATTTTAGAGGTGATAATATGAAAACCATTAAAAAACATATCCTGTTTTTGATAATTCTTTGTATCGTTTTTTCCACTGCATCATGTACAAAAAAAAGCCAGAAACCTAAAACAAAATCAGAAGATGAACCAAAACCTTTACCTAAAGTAATCGAAGAAATAGAAAAAGATACATTAAAAATTATGAATCAAGCAGACATGGTACCATATTTCCAAAGAGTAATTGTGGAGAAAAAGAAAATAGAAGAAAAAGAAAAAATGGAAAAAATGCAAATGGAAATGGCTAAAAAAAATAAAGATGAAGACAAGAAAGATCAAGCATCTGGTGAGCAAGAGAAAGAAAAACCTAAACCTATGACCATTGAAGAAAGTATACTTACAGATTTACTCAAACAAGAAAAAACTGCTTCTGATAAAGATCAAACAAAACCTCCAAAGGATATTACAGAAACATGGAAAAATATAAACACAACTATCATAGGCATTCATAATAAATGGAACGTTTTAGAACCTCAGTTAACAGAAGAGAACGTTCCACCAGATATTATTTCAGGTTTTGAAGAAACATTAGATGCATTGACAAAATATGGAATTGATAAAAATTATTTTAGCACTATCAATACTGCCAATAATCTTACATCATATTTTCCAAAGTTTATGCCTTATTTTAAAAAAGAAATTCCTCCAACAGTATATACATTAAAATATCTTACAAGAAATGTAGTGCTAAATGCTGCTATGAATGATTATGATTCTGCACAAAAAAGTTTAAATAAAATCAAAGAACAAGGTCAAAGCATTAAGTCCGACCTCATAGAAAAAAAAGCAAAACCTACAGCAGATAAATTTGATGCATCCGTAATCAACTTACAAAAGTCTATTGACAAAAAAGACCTTAACCTCATTAGAATTAATGCTAGTATTGTTATGAAAAACATCATACTCATGATGGATGACTTATCTAAATCTATGCAGTAAAAAAGCATCATATGCAATTATGATGCTTTTTTACATAAAAAAACAGGAACGACAGAGAAAGGTCTTTAAGATTCTTGTCGTTTAAAAAATCGGACTAAATCCTTTTACTTCGCTTTCCCTATCGTCCTGTACAATAATATTATTTACCGAAAAAATAATATTATTCATTAGATATCTTTTCTTAAAAAACTGAAGGGGCTTCAGGCATTCTTCTCTTATGCTCTGAACGCTTATGTAACCTTTCAATAATTTCTTTATCTCTTTGCGGAATATCTTTTCCTTCAAGTAAATCATCCACCATATCATAAGTTGTACCCATTTCCTTCTCATCTGTCTGCCCTTCCCAAAGCCCTGCTGATGGAGGTCTATCTATAACACTTTGAGGAACACCAAGATACCTTGCCCATTCATATACTTCTCTCTTTCTTAAATTTGCAATAGGTAAAATGTCTACCCCGCCATCTCCATACTTTGTAAAATATCCTGTATATACTTCAGCTGCATTATCTGTTCCTACAACAAGATAATTAAGGGAATTTGCAACACAATAAATTGTACTCATTCGTAATCTTGCTCTTAAATTTGCATCACTTAATCTTAAATTGTTACTCTCATTTATCATATCTTTATCTTTCATCGCATTTAAAACATCACTATATAATCTATCATGCACTTCACTCAATTCAATTTCAATATGTTTTATTCCACAACCTTTTGCAACCTTAAGAGCATCTTCTCTATCCTTTGGATTACTTTTACAAGGAAGAATAACTCCTATAGAATTATCTGGAAATGCTTTCTTTATTAAATAAGAAACAAGTGCAGAATCTATTCCTCCAGATATTCCTACTACTAATCCTTTTGTATTAGATTCTTCTACCTTTTCTCTTAACCAATTTACAGTTAAATCAATTTTTTCTTTTATACTTCTGTTCATATAACTCTTTCCTTTCTTTTATTGTTGGATATTATTATACCACAAAAAGTTTTTATATATAAAGGCATAGTTTTTACACTATGCCTTAAAATAAATACTATTCAAAATCAAACAATGGTGTACTTAAATATCTTTCCCCATAACTTGGCACAATCACAACGATTTTCTTCCCTTTACCAAGCTCTTTTGCCTTTTTTATTGCTCCATAAATAGCAGCTCCTGAAGATATTCCTACCAATATACCTTCTTCAACTGCAATTTTTCTTGCTGTTTCCATTGCATCCTCGTCTTCTATTTTTATGATTTCATCAATAATTTTTGTATTGAGAATATTCGGAATAAAGCCTGCTCCAATTCCTTGAATTTTGTGTGGTCCAGATTTTTCTCCAGAAAGCACAGCAGAATTTTTTGGTTCAATCGCTACAACTTTTACATCCTTAATTTGTTTTTTTATCATTTCACCAATTCCTGTAATCGTTCCCCCTGTACCTACTCCAGCTATTAACATATCAAATTGATTATCCATTTGCTCAAGTATCTCTAGTGCCGTCGTATTTTTATGTGCTTCTGGATTTGCTCGGTTTTCAAATTGTTGTGGCATAAAATAAGACGGATTATTTCTTACAATTTCATTAGCCTTTTCAATAGCTCCTTTCATGCCTATAGCACCATCAGTAAGTACTATCTCTGCCCCAAAAGCTTTTAATAATTTTCTTCTTTCAATACTCATAGTATCCGGCATAACCAAAATAACTTTATACCCTTTAGCAGCTCCAATCATTGCAAGACCTATTCCAGTATTTCCACTTGTTGGTTCTACAATGACAGAGCCTTTTTTTAATTTTCCTTCCTTCTCAGCTGTTTCAATCATGTTTAAAGCAATTCGATCTTTTACACTGCTTCCAGGATTAAAAAATTCTAATTTAAGGTATACTTCTGCATCTTCTTTTCCAACTAATTTATTTAACTTTACCATAGGTGTATTTCCTATTAATTCTACAATACTATTCGCTATTTTCATAGTACCCCTCCAATTCATACTTTTTCTATCGGAATTTATGTATTTATTTTATAATATATTATAAAATCCGTCAATAGACTTATAAATTATTTTCTATGGATCACACTATATATTAAAGGTAACAATTTATTTATTCCTATTACAAATAATTATTATTCAGGTGAAATAATGAAAAAAAAAATGTTTACTTTAAAATTTATATTATTAGGTTTTATTGCAGGCTTGATTAATGGTTTATTAGGATCTGGTGGAGGAACTATTTTAGTCCCAGGAATGTTTTTTTTGCTAGATATAGAAGAACACAAAGCACATGCTACTGCTATATCTGTAATACTACCACTTGCCCTTGTTAGTGCCTTTATATATATAAAGCATGGTGTTATTGTTTGGAATATAACATTTAAAATTATGATTGGTGGCATACTAGGAGGATATATTGGAGCAAACCTTTTATCAAAAATACCAGGAAATTTACTTAGAAAAATTTTCGCTATTTTTATGATCATTGCTGCTATAAGGATGGTGTTCTAATGAATTTAGTACTTATTGGTTTGTTATCAGGAATAATTGGGGGAATGGGGATTGGCGGAGGAACCATTCTAATCCCTGCACTTATCCTATTTACATCCCTTACACAGCAACAAGCTCAAGGTGTAAACTTATTATCTTTTGTACCAGTTGCTTTTATTGCACTCATTACTCATCTAAAAAATAAAAATGTTAAAACATCTATTTCTCTACCTTTAATAGGTTTAGGCCTTTTAGGTTCTATTTTAGGTTCATTCCTTGCTGTAAATATCTCATCTGATATACTTAGAAAGTTTTTTGGTATCTTCCTCTTTTTTATGGGACTTTATGAATTTTTCTATAAAGATAAAAGACGTACCAAATAGTACGACTTTTATTACAATGATTCTTTCATGATAACACCATCTAATTCATTAAGATATAATGTATCTTCAACAGATATTTCAGCCTTTGCACTTGTTAAGTTATTAATTAATTTAATAAAATTATCACTACGATCTACTGGAGAATAAATATACATATTTACAGCATCATCAAACACTGTATCCTTTAATAAATAGCCTGCACTTAATATTTCATTTTGAACTTTTCCAAGTATAGAATAATCTATTCTTATTTTTATTAAATCATGCAATACTTTCTCAATAATTTTTCCTTCCTTTAATGCAAGTTTTGCTGTTTGAGTATAAGCACGAACAAGTCCTCCTGTACCTAATTTTATTCCACCAAAATATCTTGTAACAACAATAGCAACATTTTTAATTGCTTCTTTTTTTAACATATCTAGTATAGGTACTCCAGCTGTTCCAGCTGGTTCTCCATCATCACTATATCTTTGTATTTCATTATTTTTTCCAATTATATAAACTGGAACATTATGTGTTGCTGTTTTATGAATCAATTTTATTTCTTCAATAAATTTAGTCGCCTCTTCCTCATTTTCTACAGGCTTTACATATCCAATAAACCTTGATTTCTCAATAACATGTTCTACTTCAGCATATTCTAGAATTGTTCTATATCTTTTCATACCCTTACCTCCCTCAAGCAATAGAAGAGTAGTTAAAACTACTCTTCTATTATTATACCATTATTTCCTGGGAAGCTACTTCTTTATATTTTCTATATGCAAGATTGACCAAAGATCGATCTTGATTATGTGTAATCATATCTAAAGCTTCACTGATATGATAAAAACCTATATCTTTATATTCTAGCTCATCATTCAATTTACATTTCTCATCTAATGCTCTCATTAAATACCATATTATTTCATTACAAACTGGCTTTTGTCTTGATATAGAAAAAAATTCGTAACAAGTTTCTCCAACAGAAGAGACAATTTCAGCTTCAATACCCGCTTCTTCTTTTACACGGTTTAAAGCAACATCTCTTGAGAGATTCCCATTACGAATTACACCCTTTGGTAATACCCATTCATCTTTTTCATTTTTCAAAAGTAGCACCTTCTCATCGAAAAATACAACGCCACCAGCACAATTTCTAAAAAGCATGGGGCATTCCTCCCTTCGTATTGTATATTATTATAATATACCAAACATCTTTATTTTTCAATAATATTTCGAATTTTTAAAATTTTTATTTTTAGTTTTTTATAAATAGTTATTATTTCTTTTTACTCATAAGAAGAATACTACTTTATATAATAATTGAAATATTTTTCACACATACTAATTAAAACAGCTTTGGAGGTGATTTTTCTGCATATAATATATCATTGTGTAGGAGGCTGTCATTCATCTTGTACGGCTGCTGCAATTCATCTAAACATGTTACCAATGAACCATACTCCAAGTAAATATGATTTATTAAATATACCTTTTTTTGACTCTTTAGAAAAAACAGATATGGGAAAAATTATTTATAGAGGTACAGATGAATTTGGTAATAAGATATATACACTTGGTAGACAGTTTGTACCTCATATTATTATCCCATCTATAAAAGATATGTGGCAGGTATTAGAACAAAGAGAAGAAGATCTTCTAATAGTCAATACGCTTCACTGTGTAAATTTTCTTATGAGAATTGGAGGGTTATCATCTAGAAGATTAAAATGGATTCAATTTGGAAGACCTATTGTTGCACATGGTACTATATTAGCATATAAAAATATTGTAAAATTAGTTGAGGAGACAAAGAAAATTCTTAATTAAGAATTTTCAAGTCTCCTCTCAATATTACAAATAGCTTCTTGAAATGCCCTTTTCACATATTCTTTTTCTTTTGGATTACAAATAAGACTTTTAATCTTTTTAATCGATTTTTTGTTTCCTAATTTCCCCAACGCTTTTGCAGCATATTGTCTTACCTGTGGTTTTGAATCTAATAAAGCCCTATGTAGATATTCTATGCTATCTGCATCACCTATTTTATTTATTGCTGAACACACCATTCTCCTAACATTTCCATGGGGATGTTGAATATCTTGATAAATAATAGGAATAAGTTTTTGTATCCCTAACTCACCTATAATCCAAATAACAATCATTTTATCATCAGGATTATTAATATAATTGTAGCGTTTATATATCTCTCTTACCAAGATTTTTTTATCTTTCATTTTTATACTAGAGAGCATTTCATATCTTTTAGATTTTGTAGCTTCTAACATTTTGTCTAAAATCGATTTTTCTTCTGTACTGACAGAAAAAATCTCTGACTTTGCTAAGATTAATTGCTTCTTTACTTTCTCAACAGTCATATTTCTAATACTAGCAATAAGGTCAATCCCTTTTCCTTCTTTATACAAAAGATAAGTTATCATATAATCTTTTTTTATATTTATGTCATCCCATGATAAACTTAATCTCTTTTGTTGCATGTTCTTACTCCATTTCATTTAAAATCATATAATTTTTATATTTATTATAATCTGCTAAAGCTAGATATGTTTCAATCAAAACACCATTTTCTTTATAAACACACTTATCCATTTTTGTCTTATCGCATAAGTATGATACAATATCCCCTCGATCATAGGGTAAAAGAAGTATTGCCTTTTTCATATCAGCAAATATTTTTTCTTTTATTTTACATAACAACCTATCTATACCAATTTCTTCTAATGCTGAAATATGAATAATATCTTCTCCAGAAGGAATGTGTATATTCTCGATCTTATCTATTTTATTAAATACTAGAATCATCCTTTTATCTTTTACATTTAATTCCCCTAATACTTTATTTGTAACTTTCATCTGCATCTCATAATCTTGATTTGTAGCATCTACAACATGAAGAAGCAAATCAGCATACTCAACTTCCTCAAGAGTAGCTTTAAAAGCCTCCACCAATGCATGTGGTAGCTTACTAACAAATCCTACTGTATCAATTAAAATAAATTCTTCTTTACTTGGGAGTGCAATTTTTCTATGGGCAGTATCTAATGTAGCAAACAACATATCTTCTACATATACTTCTTTATCTTCTTGTAAAGATCCTGTCTTTGATATAAGTTTATTCATTAATGTAGATTTACCAGCATTCGTATAACCTACTAACGCTACAACTGGAATTTCATTTTTCTTTCTCTGTTTTCTCTGAATCTCTCGATTTTTTTTGATTTCCTTTAATTGACACTTTATATCCGTAATTCTATTTAAAATATGTCTTCGATCAAGCTCTAATTTTTTTTCTCCTGGTCCTCTAGTTCCGATTCCTGCACCTGTTCTAGATAAAGATTTCCCTAGTCCAACCAGTCTTGGTAATCTATACTGAAGCTGAGCTAATTCAACCTGCAATTTCCCTTCCTTTGATTGTGCTCTTTGTGCAAAAATATCTAGAATCAATGTAGTTCTATCAATGATAGTTCTTTCTATTGATTCTTCTAAATTTCTAATTTGAGCTCCAGAAAGCTCATCATTAAATATCACCAAATTAGCATCTAATTCATCACAAAGAATTTTAATTTCTTCAACCTTACCTTTCCCTATATAAAAGGCTGAATCAATTTTTTGCTTGTTCTGTATAATTGTGTTTATAACTTTTGCTCCTGCAGCTTTTGCTAACTCCTCTAGCTCTTTTAAAGAATTTTCAATTGTAGTAATCTCATTTTTACTACCTGTACTTAATCCAACCAATATAGCTCTTTGTTCTACAAATTCAATAATTTCATTATTTTCATTAAATTGCATATTATCACCAACCTTAACGA includes:
- a CDS encoding PRK06851 family protein, whose protein sequence is MSKKGEIKKVFPGGNTAKGFYSYYDNIIGTDAKRLFVIKGGPGVGKSSFMKKIGYQMVEKGYDVEFHQCSSDNDSLDGVVIPALKIAIIDGTAPHVVDPKHPGAIDEILNFGEFWNENGIRANRSEVVEITQKIGKLFKRAYKFFAAAKSIRDDMEVIYEEALDKGKFNQSVRELKKEILGKVTYSKQEGKVRHLFGSALTPKGLVDYYATIVGKIKTIYYMEGSYVKGISNYIEQIVDEAIKKGLNVEVYHEALDEKNIETIIIPKLNIAITTSGKYANTNYKKIKFDDFMDKEILAANEEILKEDNAFVEKLINSGIANIAKAKKEHDDLEKSYIPNMNFKAIDNFRGEILQRILKYANEIEN
- a CDS encoding ATP-binding protein translates to MNKIKKNIIFIATVALFGEIYFYPFHSSLRFSAGIIALNLIMLIDEDISPFSISFFSGIAVFLVRSLFRIFFSSMPFGEIIALHFPSIFYYIIYGAITQLTHIRKHKNQFITPIVLLAFTDTISNIFEIFSRNQLVSLQIIQLMILVGIARSIIAYFIYLVYKKQELFLLTREHQKRYSQLNILIADIQAEMFYLKKSTHDIEQVMGKSYQLYEEYKCDKVLKEKILDIAREIHEIKKDYYRVLSGFESFLKTFEKNGTMMLSDMLVIIRGNTCRYLKENGKDISIDFDFKNDFQLQKYYHLFTILNNLIINAIDACKAMGRIKVTQESDMNNVIFYVKDNGEGIDKDILPYIFNPGFTTKYDEKSGKPSTGIGLSHVKNIVTELQGNIEVKSKLNEGTIFKVIVPKNSLVR
- a CDS encoding response regulator, with the protein product MANTFLIIDDDINIRKMLKHLIIKNNLGKVLEELDSGEHATEEIIFYNPDIVLIDFLLPIKDGIEIITSTRSLGYKGKFIMISQVEDEHMIAKAYENGIVFFIDKPINMIEALNVIKGVCHNIDLEKSVNLIKNAVFNIEKSQNVTSSPSIYDQIINILTDIGILGESGSKDLVNVIEKVISFKKNNFSSSYQLQDIYRQIAYEENCTKNTHINARTIEQRIRRTILKALENIAALGNDDDYNSKFIEYSTRLFDLKQVKQEIKHINNPREDRGKINIKKFIEGIISKLNF
- the gltS gene encoding sodium/glutamate symporter yields the protein MVLQLDMIQSVALAVVVLLLGQFIRKKASFLERFCIPAPVIGGLIFAILALILKQTGIIEFQMDTTLQKVLMTAFFTTVGFTASLKLLKKGGVQVFLFLIIAVVLVSLQNIVGVSLAKVFHLNSLLGLSTGSVPMTGGHGTSGAFAPLFEKAGAVGATTVAMASATFGLITGSMLGGPIAKRLIEKHNLLDKNMKKSEATQEAAVTTEATKELIPGNFSLAAFQIIIAMGLGTIISTLLQKTGMTFPPYIGAMFAAAIMRNISDITNAYKTPSVEIDLLGNISLSLFLSMALMGLKLWQLADLAVPMIVMLIAQTVLMAAFAYFVTFNVMGRDYQAAVLAGGHCGFGMGATPNAIANMEAISSNFGPAPAAFFIIPLVGSLFIDFFNAGIITAFMNIFH
- the nadE gene encoding NAD(+) synthase, which codes for MNRSIKEKIDLTVNWLREKVEESNTKGLVVGISGGIDSALVSYLIKKAFPDNSIGVILPCKSNPKDREDALKVAKGCGIKHIEIELSEVHDRLYSDVLNAMKDKDMINESNNLRLSDANLRARLRMSTIYCVANSLNYLVVGTDNAAEVYTGYFTKYGDGGVDILPIANLRKREVYEWARYLGVPQSVIDRPPSAGLWEGQTDEKEMGTTYDMVDDLLEGKDIPQRDKEIIERLHKRSEHKRRMPEAPSVF
- the cysK gene encoding cysteine synthase A — its product is MKIANSIVELIGNTPMVKLNKLVGKEDAEVYLKLEFFNPGSSVKDRIALNMIETAEKEGKLKKGSVIVEPTSGNTGIGLAMIGAAKGYKVILVMPDTMSIERRKLLKAFGAEIVLTDGAIGMKGAIEKANEIVRNNPSYFMPQQFENRANPEAHKNTTALEILEQMDNQFDMLIAGVGTGGTITGIGEMIKKQIKDVKVVAIEPKNSAVLSGEKSGPHKIQGIGAGFIPNILNTKIIDEIIKIEDEDAMETARKIAVEEGILVGISSGAAIYGAIKKAKELGKGKKIVVIVPSYGERYLSTPLFDFE
- a CDS encoding sulfite exporter TauE/SafE family protein, with translation MKKKMFTLKFILLGFIAGLINGLLGSGGGTILVPGMFFLLDIEEHKAHATAISVILPLALVSAFIYIKHGVIVWNITFKIMIGGILGGYIGANLLSKIPGNLLRKIFAIFMIIAAIRMVF
- a CDS encoding TSUP family transporter → MNLVLIGLLSGIIGGMGIGGGTILIPALILFTSLTQQQAQGVNLLSFVPVAFIALITHLKNKNVKTSISLPLIGLGLLGSILGSFLAVNISSDILRKFFGIFLFFMGLYEFFYKDKRRTK
- a CDS encoding YigZ family protein; the protein is MKRYRTILEYAEVEHVIEKSRFIGYVKPVENEEEATKFIEEIKLIHKTATHNVPVYIIGKNNEIQRYSDDGEPAGTAGVPILDMLKKEAIKNVAIVVTRYFGGIKLGTGGLVRAYTQTAKLALKEGKIIEKVLHDLIKIRIDYSILGKVQNEILSAGYLLKDTVFDDAVNMYIYSPVDRSDNFIKLINNLTSAKAEISVEDTLYLNELDGVIMKESL